The Microtus pennsylvanicus isolate mMicPen1 chromosome 18, mMicPen1.hap1, whole genome shotgun sequence region CCACCCTTGACCTGCAGCTTCAaacacccatgtacttcttcctgaaGAATTTGTCCTTGTTGGATGTCTTTTTTGTGTCTGTTCCAATTCCAAAGTTCTTTGTCAATAACCTAACTCACAACAATTCCATTTCCATTCATGGATGTGTCTTCCAAGTGTTTTTAATGACTTCGTTTGCAGCAGGAGAAGTCTTTATCCTGACAGGTAtgtcctatgaccgctatgtggccatttgCAGTCCCTTACACTATCAAACCATAATGAgtagtggtatgtgtgtgcttatgacAGCTGTTTCCTGGGTTACTGGAGTAATAGTTGGAGCCATATATACAGCGGGCACATTTTCTATGCCTTTCTGTGGCACCAATGTGATCCCACAGATTTTTTGTGATATTCCCTCCTTACTAAGGATTTCATGCTCTAAAACATTTGCAGTCATTTATTCAAGTCTTGGAATTGGAGTTTGTGTAGGCTTGTTTTGTTTCATCTGTGTTGTGATCtcttacttttacattttctccACTGTTCTTAAGATTCCTACTACTAAAGGGCAGTCCAAAGCATTTGCCACATGCGTCCCCCACCTCACTGTGTTCACTGTTTTCCTTGCCACTGCTTGCTTTGTCTATGTGAAGCTACCCTCAAGTGTCCCATCAATTACAGATAGGATTTTTTCTATGCTGTACACTGTGTTACCTCCAACACTTAATCCTGTGATTTACAGCCTGAGGAACACTGATGTCAAGTGTGCTCTGAGAAGATGGCAGCAAAATCTCTGCCCAAGGGGTTTACTTCATGTCACATTTTAAAGTATCTGTCAGTGATATAGTGACTCAAGAGCAACAAGTAAGGTTTGCAATGTTTGCTGTTAGGAATAGAAGGATAGACATTCATATCTTGCCCCCAGTAATTTGAAACTctgattaagaaaaatattttctaagttcAGAAATTTAGATTATGTGAGACTAATATATAAAGTCACAGTAccaatttctttccttctgtagtAAAGTAATTCTCATTTGggaaatacaattttctaaaaggATTGGTAATTATCACAGTAAGATTCCATTTTCGGTCATTTGATGACCCCTTATTGTGTTCATTAAGAAAAGTATCAAGATAAATAATCAAATGGGGAAGGCATGTGAGTTATGAAGGTAAATTCACATAGAGTTTCTGTGCCAGTCATTCTAGTAGTGAGAAAATCAGTAGGAAAGTCAACAAACTGGAAACAGCATTCTGGAGATTCAACTCATCCTTTAAAACAGTGTCACATCCTTAAAGTAGTACCAAATgcttaaaacaaaaccatgaagaAAGAGTATAGCAGTCAATCtctaaaagaaatataataacCTTTAGTTTGAGGGTATTACCAGAAATACACTGAAGAGGTAGAAATTTTACTACTCCTTTTCTATAGTTCCTCCTGAATAGCAATATTACTTACAGTTGAGATATGGTGGGTTGATGAATCTGAGGAATTAACTAGCCTTACAAGGTCTGTAGTAATGATTCTCAACCTGGGGATCAAAGACAATTTGGGGTCTAATTACACTTTCACAGGGATTGCATATCACATAGCCTgcttatcaaatatttatattataattcataacgtaacaaaattatacttatgaaataacaacaaataattttgtggttgtgGGACAGTACAACaccaggaactgtattaaagtgcttattaaaaaaataaataaaaataaaaaataataaaaaaagggcTTGTAGCATTCATTAGGAAGGTTCAGAACCAGTATTCTAGAAAGTTAATAAAGACAAAATTTGTCTCCCCAAATTACAGAAGTGTTAAATAATTTCTGAGGTAAGAAGTCTCTGACTATCCTGGGTGCCTGACCAATTTCCTCTGATCTGGGAAAACACATGCAACCTACAAGTGAAACTGCAGCTATAGGACCGCTGCTGTTGTGACTGGGAGCTTTTTTGTGCGATGGCTGGTTTGGACTCCTCCGTGCTTCTATAATTAAGTAATCCAAATAaactcattgttcaccatgttggACTATGTTGGAATTATTTGGTCTTTCTTTGATTGTCTATCTGGTTGGAGTAGGTGTTTTTTATTCTCCAAAGGAACAGTTAACACAACAATGGTCCATGTATACCTGTCAGCTATACTTCAGGCTAAAAAAGAATTACCTGTAACTATATGCAGGTGAGTTGTTCCTATTGCTGTctagaaaaaaagatatattactaccataattgaaaaaaaatcacttttctatGAAACATTTCCTTTGGTGAATTTACCAGTGTCTTCaaattaaaaagattttctttacCATGTATGAAACTGCTTTGGTCATTTTATGTATATCAGTATAATTATCTGTCTTTTATATTTAGTttaacataatagaaacaaaagagtaaATTTTCAGTTCTAGAAAAATACGATGTTTAAATGTATTGCTTCTTtcagttatcttttttttctgtttttggagacagggtttctctgtgtttttttggagcctgtcctggaactagctctcagagaccaggctggcctcaaactcacagagatccacctgcctctgactcccgagtgctgggagtaacgatgtgcaccaccactgcccagcttctttcAGTTATCTTAATAGCAAAATTCACCTCCCTTGTCCTATCCCTTATTAGTCTCACACATACTAAGGCAAATCATTTATCTTTCTCATCCAAACAAAATATAAAGGGATTCATTTTTCTCGGGTACACTCTGGGATCTTCACAACCACTGTCAATGACAAAACCCATCAGCAATACCTGTGATGCTGACTAAAACACCCCTGTCTGTTACTGCATTACTGAGAACATGCTATTCATACATTTGAGAAATTTTGGGTCTAGGTaagcaaactttattctttttgtttctatttttgtattttgtcttgTCTGCAACTTCTTGCCACACAttatagtttcttttctctgGGTTTAAACTCAAATATTGTAAGCGTAATTCAAGTTTGAGAAGCTGCTTACTTTATATAGCTCCTACTGATGGCAAAAAATAAGTTGAAGAGGAAACATCAAAATAGGGTACAAAATCCTCTCAAGTTTAGGCTACatgtaacaaaagaaataaactcgTAGAAATGTGTTCAATATATTGATAACTCATAAAGAAGTGCATATATTTTGGGCATACCTAGAATTTAACatgtttccaaaaaaaataaaatttcagaaattaaTTAGTACATTTAAACAAAGCAATTTAGCAGTCATGTTAAAAAAAGTCACTGTATCTAGTAAAAAACACAGTAAACAGTGGAATTATAAAAGACAA contains the following coding sequences:
- the LOC142837628 gene encoding olfactory receptor 14A2-like, with the protein product MNNITAITEFTLLGFSDIHELQTLCGVLFLVMYMVALVSNLVIITLTTLDLQLQTPMYFFLKNLSLLDVFFVSVPIPKFFVNNLTHNNSISIHGCVFQVFLMTSFAAGEVFILTGMSYDRYVAICSPLHYQTIMSSGMCVLMTAVSWVTGVIVGAIYTAGTFSMPFCGTNVIPQIFCDIPSLLRISCSKTFAVIYSSLGIGVCVGLFCFICVVISYFYIFSTVLKIPTTKGQSKAFATCVPHLTVFTVFLATACFVYVKLPSSVPSITDRIFSMLYTVLPPTLNPVIYSLRNTDVKCALRRWQQNLCPRGLLHVTF